TGCTCAGTTTATCGAGACACGCCATTGAAGAATCGCCTAGTTTTATAGAATGTTGTCAAAAAGATGGAAGGTCCTAAAGTCAAAAGACACTTGGGCCTTCTTTTTTTATCATTGCGCTAAGCCTTGAGTATGCTAATTTTACAGTGAAACTCTTTTCATAGGTCGAAGTAAAGCATGTATAGTTCCTGATCTATCGAGCAAACTTCAACAAGTGATTAATAGGTAATAAGGTGAGAACCACTTCGGGAGCGAATTCCGAAGTGGTTTTTTAGTTGTTGGAAACGTTATGAGGTTTTATGATAGTGTTCATTCTATGACGAGATCCCGAAGGAGGGCTTTATCTCCAGTTGGGGTATTTGAAACTACCTGTATATAAGTAATTCTGTTAATTTAAAACTTTAGTTATGGGCTGATTGGTTTATTTTACAAGTAAATTCGTTAGAGCGAGTAATGGATAATGCGCTTTGTTATAATTAACCATAATAATTCAATTATATTGGCCATTTTAAGTCAAGTTCTTGAGGATAACGTTCGATATTTTATAGTAAATGAATCAAATATCATATTTAATTACTAGTTAGGAAAGAATTTTTTTCTAGTTCATAAGTTAAAAGGTGTTGTTGATTGAAACTAGAATCAATCTGTTTGGAACCCTTAATTTTACTTATCTGTAAATAAATGAAAGGAGCCTTATCGATGCATTTGTTTGACATAAATGAGTTGAAAATATGTTTAAATCCCGCTGAATTAAAAGATGATGTATACGTGTCATTATCAATCGGTATTGGCTTTTTACCGAGACGAATATCATCTAACGAGAAAACGAACTTTATTGGAACAGCTTCTGCAAAGATGTTCCTTAATTATTTAAGTGAATCAATCAAAACGAATCATTCTATAGAAACAAAGCCCATTGTTTCAATGACATCATCTAGCCTTCTTTTAAAAACATCCAAAACAAATTTTTATAAAGACGTACAAACAGTTTTAGATAATCTATTCACAATTGAGATTGATGACGGAAAATGGCTCGTTGAAAAGGAGAATACGCTGAACCGATTTAAAGAACATTTTATAGACTTAAATTTCCGTGGTCGTATGAGAATGTTGGAGTTCACGCATGCGAATAAATCATTCCAATTTGAAGAACTAACAAAGGATCTATTAGTAGTAAAACCAAATGATGTACATACGATGAGGGAATCTCTTGTTTACCCTAAAAATTGTTTTCTTTTTATTCACGGGAATGTAGATGTAGATTCTGTGAAGGATTTACGGGTAGAAAAGTCGGTTAAAAAAAAGGTCATACAACTTTATGAGCCGGTTGATATTTATAATCTGCATGACGAAAAATATGAAGTGAAATCAACGCATGGAAACTATACATGTGGAAGTATTAAATTCGATCGGAGTCCCACATTATCTGATTTGGCGTATGAATACGTTACGCTTATGCTCATTGGTCAAATCCTATTTAAAGGCGCTTATTTAATTGAAGTAGACCCATTAGATGCGAGTCTCACTTATAGCGATAAATTAGAACAATATAAGCATGATATTTACGAAGCCCTGACGGATGAACAAGTAGAACAGGCCAAGAAAAATATCTATCAATCACTCTATCAAGAATTAGTTCTTTATCCTTTTCAGTTGGTTGAAAAGGTTGGCAGACTCCACTTCAATGGCATTAATTATTTTGAAGCAATGTCTATTTTGGAGAAAATTAACTATGATGACATCATGAAATTTATAAAAGAGAGAGATTATAAAATTAGAGAAGGGCATTTACGCTATTATCGGGAGGGGTAAAATATGGAGGTTTATTTAAATCCAAATGGCTTTAAAGGAGAGGTTGATAGCTTTAAAAGGACAACTAGCGAGTTAGCAGGTCTTTCGGCGAAAAATACCGTAGATGCGAATCAAGAAACAATTCTAGATTCAGTAAGTGAGTTAATTGCAATTGTGAACCTTTTTAGTGAATGCGTTGAACAATATATGGCATTGTCAAATAAGGATGTTGCTGAAATGGAATCTTTAAAAGAGAAATGGGTACAGAAGGACCTGCAACTTGCGAATGAAATGGATGGGAACTGAATGCTATGCCTAGACTAGTGAATGAGGAACTTAATGATATTGTTGATAAATTAAGCAAATATGGGGAAGATGTTTCAACAAAATTATATGAGCAATACAAGAACGCCGTTATTCTCTCAAAAACGAATCACTTTCGCGGGAAAGCTGGGGACGCATTTAAACAGTATATGAACGTTTCCCATATTAATTTATCCCAAAAGATTATTAATATTGCAGCTGAACTATTGGAAGAAGCGAAAAAAGTTCAAACCGAATTTTTGAAGTATGAACAAAGCGGTCGCGGGATCGTCGGTTCAACAACGATGGAAGGCGTTAAGAATCGCATTAATGGGAAAAGCGGACAGTTTTTAGCAATCGACGGGAATGCCAACCAATTGCTTCAGCAGGCATCTCAATTTATTGTAACGACAAAATTGTCAGGGGATGATGTTTTTCATTCCTTTGATGAAGTTGTGAAAAACTTAAATAGAAGACGTGAAGAACTTTCCGAAATCGATGCTAGTGTCTCCAGTAATTTAAGTAATTTAATCACACGTGTGTCACATTTACAAACGCAGATTTTTGAGCTGTCCGAAAATTTTCGTGATAAAAATGGTATTCATTATAGCCAACTGAATAAAATTCCTGAGCAGCCTTGGTATTCGACTGAAAATAATGGGGCTTTTGCGTCCAAGGCGGAAGCCGATCCGTTTATACATCATGCAGGTGCTGTGAGAGGTGATGAAGGGCAATGGGTTTTTGGTACGAGTGATACAAATTATGCGACAGGAACCGGCTATTTAGCAGGCGCATCCGGGCAATATACCCAAGACGGAGAAGATGTGATAGCTGAAGGAGAAGCAGCTATGGCCAAAGGATCCATTGAAGCTCAAACATTTCATGAGTTAGTTAGGGGCCAATTAAGTGCAGAAGTTTTATCGGCAGCTGGAAGCATAAAGCGCACTTCAGATGGGGAGTCAGCTAAAGGAAATGTTGCTTACGCTAAAGGAGATGCGAAAGTCATGCTCGGTAGTGAGAATTTCCATGGCTATGCATCTGCTAAAGGGGAAGTATTAACAGCGGATGGGCATACTGCCTTTATAGTACCATTAGATCCGGAGGCCCCAATTGAAGTAGGGGCATTTGGGGAGGCAAGTGGAGCAACTGCAAAAGGACAGGTGGGCATAACTCTATTTGGGATGGAGGAATCTGGGATACAAGGTGAAAGTGTAAAATCTCCTTTAGGACTTGATGCAGAAGTGAGTATTGGATTTCAAGCTGGTGGAGGACTATTGTTTCAAAGTGAAACGATTTATTCAACGGACTATTTTTATATTCGAGCAAATGAGCTTGACGTCAAATTAAAGTTACTTGCTGGACTTGATTTAGCAGTACAACTTCCAACAATTCATTTGAAGCGGCCATGGTAGAAGAC
This window of the Sporosarcina pasteurii genome carries:
- a CDS encoding T7SS effector LXG polymorphic toxin — protein: MPRLVNEELNDIVDKLSKYGEDVSTKLYEQYKNAVILSKTNHFRGKAGDAFKQYMNVSHINLSQKIINIAAELLEEAKKVQTEFLKYEQSGRGIVGSTTMEGVKNRINGKSGQFLAIDGNANQLLQQASQFIVTTKLSGDDVFHSFDEVVKNLNRRREELSEIDASVSSNLSNLITRVSHLQTQIFELSENFRDKNGIHYSQLNKIPEQPWYSTENNGAFASKAEADPFIHHAGAVRGDEGQWVFGTSDTNYATGTGYLAGASGQYTQDGEDVIAEGEAAMAKGSIEAQTFHELVRGQLSAEVLSAAGSIKRTSDGESAKGNVAYAKGDAKVMLGSENFHGYASAKGEVLTADGHTAFIVPLDPEAPIEVGAFGEASGATAKGQVGITLFGMEESGIQGESVKSPLGLDAEVSIGFQAGGGLLFQSETIYSTDYFYIRANELDVKLKLLAGLDLAVQLPTIHLKRPW